In Aspergillus oryzae RIB40 DNA, chromosome 6, one genomic interval encodes:
- a CDS encoding uncharacterized protein (predicted protein), whose translation MSLRWRDHGVYPPEPRAVFSFRHFPALKHLFLNLDEFHSRFWAGDPAGDPDLLVELMSLHLAGRITNDLHRLEKGLLGLGNALSCGHFPRLEEVLWDQNEQLSSECERRVRPLFAEAGVSFDYNSWPTSSTTLGEGGGLPGPIDNNPPTPPWEQEYEEI comes from the coding sequence ATGAGCCTTCGCTGGCGAGACCACGGCGTCTATCCGCCAGAGCCCCGAGCTGTCTTCAGCTTTCGCCACTTCCCTGCGCTGAAACATCTGTTTCTAAACTTGGATGAGTTTCACTCCCGGTTCTGGGCGGGTGATCCTGCTGGCGATCCAGATCTGCTCGTCGAACTTATGTCATTACATCTTGCTGGCCGTATCACGAACGACCTTCATCGTCTAGAGAAGGGTCTGCTTGGTCTTGGTAATGCTCTATCATGCGGCCATTTCCCTAGATTGGAGGAGGTTCTATGGGACCAAAATGAGCAATTAAGTAGCGAGTGTGAACGCCGTGTCCGCCCACTGTTTGCAGAGGCAGGAGTCAGCTTTGATTACAACAGTTGGCCGACGAGTAGCACTACGCTGGGCGAGGGTGGCGGGCTACCCGGCCCCATCGACAATAACCCACCCACTCCGCCATGGGAACAGGAGTACGAAGAAATTTGA